A stretch of DNA from Eschrichtius robustus isolate mEscRob2 chromosome 12, mEscRob2.pri, whole genome shotgun sequence:
TGTGATGCcgggggagagagagatggcTTATGCAGCTACAAAGAGCGCTAGGGATGGCAACGCAGGTTCACGGGAAGCCTTTGGAAGGCTTTCAGcctgatggagctttcaaaccaGCAGATCTTTGGAGCTGCTGCCGAGATCAACAATTACCCAGTTTGGAAAGGGGGTTGGGGTGCAGTGCTGATGGCTGAACGGGATCCACAGGAAAGTCGGTATAGAAATTCGGGTTTTGAGACCCTGCAGGTGTATTGATACTGTTTCAATGTCCCGGTGAGTTGCTGGTTTGTTTCGTGTCtggtgatggggtggggtgggaggagttcatctgtgttgttttcACGTTAACACAGGGATAGGGGTATACTGAGTCTGGAATTCTGCCTCTCTGAACATCTAAATTAAATAGGCTGTATGGAAATGTTCTCCTCCCGAGGAGCTAGCCTCTTTCTAGCTTTGAAATCTGGAAGTTGGgttgggtggggtggaggggtggtgtTGTTGGGGAACAGATTCAAGACTGCTGAATTCAGGGGTAGTTTCCAAGCTTGGCAGCGTGGACAAATTAACCCACGGCAGTTGCCATCCAGGCCACTTTGCCTCGGAGACCTCTCTCTTTGTTCCCCATCCTAGCTTCACAAGTacacttttcctttcctttacctGCCACGTCAATATCCTGTCTGCAATTACACGTCAGAGGGGGAGTGGGTAGGAGAGAGTTCTGAAGGGGAAAAAGGAACGGTTTGCCTGAATTTAAAATTAGACCTTTCCTGTCTTTTTCCCTGATGCGCTTCCTGGGATGTTTTGCAGCAGAGAGGCCTGGGAAGGGGTACTCAGCCCCTCCAGACCTGTTCTTGGGTGAAAAAGGAGAGGGTtttcttccccccgccccccagcactTTCTTGGGCTCCACAAGATCGTATGTCTTCGGAGATGGAATTCACTATCAAACTCTCAACCCTGTTTGCTCATATTATACCCACCGTAATCCTCTGAAACTGTAGTTACGGCTACAAAGCTCGTGGTCTTGCAAAAGCCGGCTGGCAAGATATAATTGTCCCGCAAACAAAACCCTCcaaaagttgttgtttttttttttaacccctgcattcccccccccctttcctaAACCTAATTCTCTCCCTGGCTCTCTTGCTAGCTGCTACGCCCCTCCCCATAAGAACCCTCAGCCTCCATCACTTTTGTTGTCGCCAAGAGCACCCGGCCTGTTGAAAGTGCTGGAGCGTCTTTGAGCAGTTTGTTGTGATACGCAGGTGGAATGGTCTGCAAACAGATGAATTCAGCCCCTCCAAACCGAGCGTGGAGCGCGCTGCTTTTGTGCGCGAGGCACAAAACGCTGAATTCCTCCGAACTTACTTGGGGCCTGTCTAGAAAAGGGCCTTTTCTTCCCTCTGCGTGTACCTCTGGCCACACTAAGTCTCTGCCCGCCCCCCTTcagccctcctccctctcccctctgataatccttctctttattttagaaaaacacaaaacccGGTTCCACGCGGTGCTTTAGTGGCTAAAAGTGAAAGAGCTGCCTTGGCAGAATTCAGCTCTATGAATCACTTCGGAAAATTGGTTCGACTGAATGGCCTTAGGAGGAAAAACGTTTTAATAGGATCCAGGGGAGGTTCTGCTGTTTCAATCTGCTCCTTAAACAGGTGGAGATTGGACCTTCTCAACTATACAAACAGTAAGTACCTATCAGCGGGGAGAGCTGCCCTCCGAATCCTCGCCCGCAGCCCTAAACCAGCAGCGGAGCCGGGCTTGGCCTCAGAAATCCGATCACAGATCAGCGATTCTGATCGATTAAGATCTCAAACGACCCTCCAGCTCGCGGTGCCGTCTCCCCCAGCCGCAGGCGGAGAGCTGGCCAGAGAGGGGAAGGCGCACCCGCCAGGCGCCGAAGCCCCCGGGATCTGAGCGCGCGGCCTTGCTCTTCCGGATGCTACGGGGTTGTCCTTAGGCTGCAGGAGCTCTCTCCCGACCTCCGACGCCAGCCAAGGCGAGCTCGTTGTTTTTgcataaattaatattttcccaTTAACAAGTTCCCCCCTCCAAACGCGGCGCCCGCGTCCATGCGCCACATCCTAATGAGGTAATTATCATTTGCGCGTGTTCGCGGCTGGCGCCGGCTCCGTGGGTAAATGGCAGTTTATTAGCACGATGCCCAGCTCGGCTGCAGAGGGCTAAGGGATACTTCGGCGACTAGACGGACACCCGGGGGCCCTTTGGGGCGGCGCGTCCGGGACCCCCTGCCCTTTCCGCGTCCCCCAAACCTGTAGGCCCCCAAAGTTGTGAATCACGCACGGAACTCTGCCTGGGTTTGggctccccccctttttttttttccaccggCAAAACCATCAcgattcctccccctccccctcccgtcTCTTCCCTCCTTGCCGATTCGCGAACCGCTCGCACTTTCCCGAGGGGAGCGCGGGCGCCAGTTGCCTCCTTTTAAAGTTTGaggggcggtggcggcggcggccggcAGGCGCGGTGGAACACAGGGGCCGCTACAGGAGCCGCGCCGCCGCCCATGTCATTCCACTTCAAGTGACTTCATGTGATGTCAGCTGAATGTAAAAGACAGTGATCTCACGCGGAGGGGAAGATGTTTGCCATCAAAATGTGACAGAGGAGACAGGCTGCATGGCTCGGAACGCATCTCCTTGGCGGTGGGGGAAAGAGGTAAATGCGAGGCGGCTCTCCTCGTGCTCCTTAACTTTGCCCCTTCGTTATCCAGCTCCCAGCACGCGTGGCGGAGGCCGGGGTCCAGGGAGCGGCTCAGGGGGGTTAATTTgaggctcttttctttctttctttttctccctctctctttttcctctgtaaaccctccccctttctcccccTTTCAAAgtcccagggcaggggctggtggGTTCCTTTGCGCGCCGGGTTAATGGGCGGTAATTTGGTACCCTTGGGTGCACTTTGTTCTGCCCCTGTTCATTTGAATGCAAATGGGTGACCTGGACCCTACAAGGTGCTTATTAAATTGCGGTTTCCCTCCCTGCCTTTTCTGGAATGCAGACCTAGTGGAGAGAGGCTGCGCCCTGGCCCAGTCCGGTACGGCTCAGCTCGGCGAGCCATGGCAAGCTCGGCTTCCCTGGAGACCATGGTGCCCCCGGCCTGCCCGCGCGCTGGAGCGTCGCCGGCCACTTCCAAGACGCTGGCCTTCTCTATCGAGCGCATCATGGCTAAGACGTCGGAGCCCCGTGCGCCCTTTGAGCCCCGACCCGGGGCACTGGAGGCGGACGGCGGCCAGGGCAAGAAATTGCTCAACCTCTGCTCACCGCTGCCCTGTATGATCCCCCTCCAGCCCCTAGGCTACGAGGTGCCGTCCAAGACGCTGCTCAGTTACTCTGAGCTCTGGAAAAGCAGCCTCCGGGCGGGCGGcggtggtggtggaggaggaggaggaggaggaggaggaggaggaggaggaggaggaggcggcggcggcagcggcgggggGGCCCCGGTGTGCGGCGCCAGCGGCTTGTGCAAAACCAACTGTGGCGTGTGCTGCAAGGCCGAGCTGGGCCTGGCGCCGTCTGCGCTACCCGCGGGCAGGGTCATCAAGCCGCAGGTCATCAACCAGGCAGTGGGGCTTCCAGGCAGCGGCTCGCTCTACTACTTCAACTACCTGGACTCTGCCGCGTACCCGCCGTCTGAGCTCCTCGGCGGCCACCTCTTCCCGTCCGGCCTCCTCAACGCACAGGCCCCCGCTGCCCTGGCTGCGCACCCCAAGCTCTTTTTGCTGGAGAACGCCAAGTTGGCCGGCCTGGCCGCAGACAAGTTCCCCCACCCGGCCCCCTATGCCCATAAGGAGCGCTTGCCCGCGCCGCTGGAGCAGGTGCTGAAGGAGAACTCAGCCCTGACCGCTGAGCGCGGCGGCGTCAAGGGCCACAGCAAGCTGCCTGGGGGCTCCGCGGACGGCAAGCCCAAGAACTTCACCTGCGAGGTGTGCGGCAAGGTGAGGCCCGGGGTCCGCAGGGGCCGGGAGGGGTGAGCAGTGGCGGCTGCTTCCCTGGGGGGCAGCCTGGACGGCCCCTTTCTCACATCTGGGAGCTTCCCAGTAGCTGTCTACTCGAATTGGGGGCACagttgggcctcagtttcctattctgtaaaatggggatgcctTTGTCAGCGGCCACATGTGACTGGCACGAGCAGTGGGTTGGGAAGCTCTTTGCAAAATGAAAAGGGCTCTGGTTTCCGAAGGGGGTTTTTGGTTGGGGGAGGTAGGTTGTGCCCTCCGCAGGCTGACTGTGGACTCTCAGGACAGACACGCCACAAGGCCCCCTTGTGTGCTTCCATAGGTATTTAACGCTCACTATAACCTCACCCGCCACATGCCGGTCCACACCGGAGCCAGACCGTTCGTGTGCAAAGTCTGCGGCAAAGGCTTCCGCCAGGCCAGCACGCTCTGCAGACACAAAATTATCCACACCCAGGTACGTGGCCCCCGGGTCCGACCCGACCCGTACCCAACACCCGGAGACTGAGCGACGGCGTTGGGGAGAGGATGACCAAGGGATCCCCTAATAACCCCCACCAGGGGCCCCTGTCCCTTCAAGGTGCCCCTTCCAGGAGCACCCGAGGTGGCTTCTCCCGGCCGGGGCCTCAGCCTTACGGTGCGCACGCCCCTCTCCGCAGGAAAAGCCGCATAAATGCAACCAGTGCGGCAAAGCCTTCAACCGCAGCTCCACGCTCAACACACACATTCGCATCCACGCGGGCTACAAGCCCTTCGTCTGTGAATTTTGCGGCAAAGGCTTTCACCAAAAAGGTAACGTGCGGGGCAAGGCCCTCTCCTCACCTCCCCTCGGGACTCGGCGGGTCACCGCTGGCGGGAAGGCAAAGAAGGATCCGGAGAGAGGGAGCGCGAGAGCCGCAGGCTCCGGCGCAGCATTTCTTTGGAATCGGGTTGTGCAGGGTTTGGGTGCAAGCTCTCCGGGCCGGGTTAGTAGACCTCGCTGGACTCAGTCTGGTTGCACGGGGAGACTCCGAATTTgggaggtgggaaggaaggaaggaaggggtagAGGGAAAGGAAGTAGGAGAAAGACAAGGTATTGCGCTATAGAGAAAGCGTCCCTTTGTAGCCGGGACTCTCttctgaaatgggaaaaaaaaaaaaaaaaaatcgaggcGTAATCCACCTCCTGGGAAAGGTTTAGGCTGGGGGAAACCGCTGCTGTCTCCAGGACACACTGCTTGGATTTTCCAAGGCACTTTCGGATATCCAAGTGGTAGTTAGCGGACCAGAGGGAGtaactttaaaaatgagaagaaaaataataacaagggACGAAGCCCGGGTTCATGCGAATTTCTTCGAGCGAGGCAGCGGCCGGGAGAAGGACCCCATGCGTCTCTGGGCAGCGCAAAAGTTTCCGGGCCGGCGGAGCACAGCGGGAGGGACGCTGCGTGGGCCTCAGGCCCCGGCGGGGCTGGGACGCGGGGCGGCTACGCGGGACTCGGCCCTCCATCCGGTAGTGAGAGCCCCGGGCTTGACGCGTACGAAGTTTGACAACTTCTTCACTCGGAGAGGTCGCGCCCGCCTAGCCAAGCGTCGCCTTCTTTGCGCGGGCACCTGAGCCAACCCCGGGACACCCGGCCCCTCCCCGTCCCACTTCattcccaccccccctttttGTTTTTGGTCTCCTGTAGGCAACTACAAGAATCACAAGCTGACCCACAGCGGCGAGAAGCAGTACAAATGCACCATCTGCAACAAGGCCTTCCACCAGGTCTACAACCTGACCTTCCACATGCACACGCACAACGACAAGAAGCCTTTCACGTGCGCCACTTGCGGCAAAGGGTTTTGCAGAAACTTTGACTTAAAGAAACACGTGCGCAAACTCCACGACAGCGGGGGTCCCACCGCCCCCTGCACAAAGGACCTGACTCGGACAGTGCAGAGCTGAGAGCTGCTGCCTCGCCCTCCCTTCCGGCCCTATCCAACCCCCAAACAGATCACACGTATAAacttatttctaaaattaaaagaaaggagagaaaaaaaaaaaagctatagcaGAAAGGCTAAAATCTATTTATCGAAACCAGCATATTTTTGGAAAGCTAAACGTTTCCTCGATGACTGGCAGCAAACGCCTGGCTCCCACCTTTGTATATTCGGGAAACATTTAAACCCAGTGCGCCGAAACGTATTTAATTCCAGGCCTCGGCTTCTCCTCGGGCGGCGGGTTTTAACACCAGGCTGTCACGTGAACGTCCCGGAAGAGCGCGGCGCCCCCAGCCATCTTTATACAGCCATGTAAATCCTCCTGTACACACGAACacggaatatatacatatataactcaATAAACAGAATCATTAGTGCGTCTTTTCTTACCCCCCCCCCCTCGCCGCGAGTCAGCTCAGCCACcccaaagaaggaaaaggaaataggcgTTTATAGCGTTTCCCGGCCCAAATGCGACTTCCTCTGGGGCACTGGGACCAGGGCAAGGCCAAACCGTTGCTCGTGCGGCGCTAGCGTGTTCATATCCCCCAGGAACCAAGGCTCAAAGGCCTTCACCGGCCCCTACGTTGTACCAAGTTTTTATTTGGTAACTGTTCTGACCGAGGGATTCTGGGTGTTGCCTTATTTGGGTGAGACAATTGCAAAAAGAAGGGGTTAAAAGTGGCTGGGTGTCGGAGAGCAGGTTTCGGGTGCGTGTCCTGGAGCAAAGAGCCGCGCCGCACCGCACCGGGGTAAACGGCCAGGGCGCTGCTCCGCCGGGGCGCTTCTGGGCACATCCCCTTCTCTGGGTGACCTAAGGGGAGCCACTCTTCCACCCAATCGTTCCTGGCGGCGAGAGCTGGAGGCCAAGTGTCCCAGCCTCTCCGGACCTCTGGGGCTCCCCAGCCCGCGCTGTGGTCTGGGGCCGGCCTCCGGGTGCGTGCGCCCTGCCGCGGGAGGGCGCACCCGGGCTCCCGCAgctcgccgccgccgcagcccccGGCGTCTTGATTACGGCGCAGTTAGCCCATTTCCTGAATAGCCATCTCCGCCGCCGTGCACGCTGATGAAATGGTCTCACGCTTGCTTTCTAAGTAATGACCCAAattaagagagaaaacagagaccctTCAAACAGCATTACATTAATCATCTAATCATTCCCAGGAGGGGgccggccgccgccgccccgtTTGATCCGAATCTGGATAATCAAGAGCTCGGATTACTGGCTCGGCGCGCCGGGCCTTCTCCTCCCGCTCCCCCACCCCTAATATTCGCGCCGCGATTCAGCCCACGTTTTCTGGAACAATGTTCCCCAGCGCCGGGAGGAAATGTGGCGCAGGGCCGGGGAGCGCGCTTCCACGCAGCCTCGCCATTGCAAGGGCTAGGGCGGCGGCGTCTGGGCGCTGATCCCACGCGGATTTCCACTGAAGGTGGAGGCTATTGGGAGGGAGAGATGGTTAATGCAAAGGGAAACCCCCAAGTAACTCTGAAAGTGACTCGAGTGAGGTTTATCCCAACGCCCGGTATACAGTAGGCGCTCAGTGCTGCTTGCGCAAGGGGCTCCCATAATCAAAGAAGCTCGCATTGCCGGAGCGCTTGCTCCACGCCAGACACTCAAAGCCCATTCTTTCGAATATTCACAACCCGCAAGCTGGGGATGATTATTCCCACCTTGTGGAAGGACGGAGAAATTCAGGCCAAGATAAAAGCTAAATGACATGCCTCGGGTCACAGGACTAGGTAGGGTCAAGGTTCGAAGTCTAGGCTTTTAGAAAACCCAAACTGCCTTCAGTCCTCGTCGGTGGAGGAGGAATATCCCTATTGGGACTCGGGAAAAGACATGCGGCTGCTGGGTGGACGCTCTGTCCAGGTCACAGCCAAAGGttggtccccacccccagcccagttCGCACACCCATTGCGCGGGGAAGGAGAATTGTCGATTTTGTTTGCACAGAGGACAGCGACAGCTTCCTCAGGCTGTCGCGGGGGTATTTTTAGTACCTCCGATTCAGAAATAGGAACGTGTACATTAGAATTCCATTTCCTGAAAGGAGAGCGTCCTCGTTTTTTTTGtattcctctccccctcccaagTCTGGGAAGACGCAGCCAGGGGAGGGGGGGCGAGGAAGCGAGGAGGAATTTAAATGTTAGCTCGTTCTGGCTGCATTTCGCTGAGGGGAGATTGGGACCCAGAGGGATATGCAGATTTAACTCCGAAATCTCGGTGGATGCCACAAACCCCAGGAAACCCCACAATGGGCGAGGAGGACTTGGCGGCTAAAGATATGGAAATAGCTCCTTGCTCTTCCCAGACATCTATCCCCAGGGGGCTTGCGGGCTGGCTCGAAGAGTCCGCTCCTTTCCTAGTTATCTTACTAGGTTTTATTAGCCCCGCCTCAgagacacacacccctcccccatttcTGGGAGCTGTTGGGTGCCCTCCGCCAGTTGTCTCAACCAAAAATCCTTTACTTCTTGCATCTCTGAAAGGATCCTTGGCAGATGCGCTTCTTGGAGGGCAGACAATGGCCAGGGCAAGCCCACCTTCTTCCTAAACAGTTCCAGAACTTTGGGCAAGGGGCAGACACAACAAAATTTAGTGCAAAAGCATCTTCTTGGGGAATTCTTAGACAACTGCGTTGAAAAGTTGGCCTGCATATGGGAGTCGTGATTCACTACTCCTCTTTCTCtttaagaagaaaagataaataaaaaatagatgggACCACTCCCATGCAGGGAAATAACTTTCTAACCATCAAGTAAGAGAGCCTTCTCTGAGAAACTTCTTCTGTAATGTTTTCACAGGAGAAAGACTAAAAGGGTTGCCCATCTCATAAACTGGAGAAATTTATTTCCAGGTGACAGTTCTGAAGAGGGTTGAAGATCCCATGCTTGCAAACgacagcaaatgaaataaaactaaagcGTGGAGCAGGAGGCATTTCTCTCTTGGACTGCTCATTTCTCTCTGCCGTCGGGGAGAGGTAAGGAATCGGGGCTCGGAGTTGAACCTGGGCAGAGTTACTGGAATACTCCAACCTCCTTGAGGTTGTTTCCTCCTAACCGATTGTTCCGTAACCTTCACACCAGCGCCTGTCAATCGCTCTCACCTGAGAAGGTGTTATTTCACATCTGGTGGTAATTGTAGATAAACAGAGCTCTTCCCTATCTATAGGGCTTAGCTCTACTTTCCCCGGGTTTGAAGTCCTTCCTCCTCGGGTTAAGATGTCTGCTTCCTTCAGTTGTGGGATTCAAGAAAGGATTCCTTCACCTGAAAAGTAGTGCGAAGAGAAAAGGAACCTTCTGTCTGAATGACTAAACACCTTTCACAGCCAGTGCAGGTTCTGACACCAACGCTAAGCCGTTGTAAGTAATCATCCTAACTGGGATCCTTCTTAGTTATTCCCCGTGCATCGGAATTGATGGGTGAAAGGctctgttttctgatttttttttccccctcttaatATTAAACTGTTTGCATGACTTGTAGTTTCCATTATTAACAAATGACTTAAACAAGGTAGTCATCAGCCGCATATTAATATTCTAACCTTGATTAAATTGAAGAGGCcgccctttaaaaatatttttaaaaaatcaaattgcgGGGGAGGGGAATCCTGTCACAGACACAAAAAAGACTCCAATTATCTTTTCCCCTACAAGATGTTTGTTCTGTCCATGACTGCTCACACTTCAGCAATCTTGCCAGcaagactcagaaaaaaaaaaaaaaaaaaaaaaccctccttctTCCAAAGCCACAGCCTTGTACATAACAGATTGTACAGTCCTATTGCCTTAGGCGGGTAAGAGGTTCCTCTCTGCTAAGAGCGACACAGAGAAGTTGCCAGCATCCAGACGCATTTTTGGGGGCACTGTGATCACTCTTGCCTCGGCTGCAGAAGTGTGCCTGTAAGGTCCCCATTTTGCTGTTTGGCTCCTAAGAGGATAGGGAGCCGCCTGAGCCAGGCCCAAGAATCACAGCAACAAGGCATCCAGGTGTGCAGGTGGTGAATGAGCTGGGGGGAGGGCCCGAATAACAGTGAGGGTTAGTTGGGGGGGTGCTGCCAAAGAGAGGACAGGAGTCTTGAGAAAATGCTGGGAAATAAACAACCTCAAGGCAGCTGCGTTGCCCTTTTCCCTGCACTTCCCTCTCAAACGTCTGAGCAACCAGTTTGCTCCTAGAAACATGTTAATTGCCAACGGAGCTCATTAAGGCATGCACATGCAAAACACAGCAAGAAAGATTAAATGGACAAAAGCGCAATAATGAACTGTCAACAATCGGGCCCATCTACGCGACCAGGATCACTCAAGAATGAGGCATTTAGAGGCAACAAAGGATTGTCTGAGACAGGAAGAAAAGACGACCTAGACTTTTGTTTAGTCAACACAATTGATTACAAATGAGAGATTAACAGGATagcttcagatttttttaaaaagaggcagaaaagaaaagtccAATTAAGTCCACCGAATGTTAACTACATTGCGTTCCATGCCTAGCCCCAAAGAAATTCTCATTAAACCATCCCTGGCGATCCCTTTTGGAAAGTAATTTGTCTCCCTGatggagcagagaaagagaatCGTGTAAAAGAAAGCGTTAGTTCTTGGCGCAATGAGCTTAGGAGACACACTAGAAAGAGCCAAAGGGGGAGTTAATGAGCATCTGACAAACTGCTTGGATTCAGGCCTAGAGAACAGCGATGAAAAGATGAAATTGGCCAACAACTATTCTttatatcaaacataaaaaggcCAATCTGAAATGGGGCTGCTCAAAACTGGTTGAAAGTACATAGCCCAAGAAAAGGGAGCCACAGCCAGGCCCCTTGGTGGACACtggacagaaagagacagaactCAACCGGCCAAGAGCTAGGAAATAGGCAGAAAGATGGCAAACTCCAGCCACCGGCCCCACGCCTTTGGAGGTGCTGATCTGAAGCTCTCGGTGCCCACCGCCTACCCTCTGGATGTTACTTTCCTGAGTGAAAAATGTATCAGGCTAG
This window harbors:
- the FEZF2 gene encoding fez family zinc finger protein 2; translation: MASSASLETMVPPACPRAGASPATSKTLAFSIERIMAKTSEPRAPFEPRPGALEADGGQGKKLLNLCSPLPCMIPLQPLGYEVPSKTLLSYSELWKSSLRAGGGGGGGGGGGGSGGGAPVCGASGLCKTNCGVCCKAELGLAPSALPAGRVIKPQVINQAVGLPGSGSLYYFNYLDSAAYPPSELLGGHLFPSGLLNAQAPAALAAHPKLFLLENAKLAGLAADKFPHPAPYAHKERLPAPLEQVLKENSALTAERGGVKGHSKLPGGSADGKPKNFTCEVCGKVFNAHYNLTRHMPVHTGARPFVCKVCGKGFRQASTLCRHKIIHTQEKPHKCNQCGKAFNRSSTLNTHIRIHAGYKPFVCEFCGKGFHQKGNYKNHKLTHSGEKQYKCTICNKAFHQVYNLTFHMHTHNDKKPFTCATCGKGFCRNFDLKKHVRKLHDSGGPTAPCTKDLTRTVQS